The Balneolaceae bacterium genome contains a region encoding:
- a CDS encoding RES domain-containing protein, which produces MILFRLVTEPYHEDISGSGAKKFGGRWNRKGFPVLYTSEHASLAVLEILAQSTFNSYPLNLKLITIAIPEDGAHERFDTGDLPANWRAIPAPGALADLGTEWLKSRRTLFMRVPSVLVPQENNILVNPAHAQFERVMIREINDFTMDPRLRTKG; this is translated from the coding sequence ATGATTCTGTTTCGCCTGGTTACGGAACCCTATCACGAAGATATATCAGGTAGCGGGGCAAAAAAGTTTGGAGGACGATGGAACAGGAAGGGATTTCCCGTTCTATATACTTCGGAGCATGCTTCCCTGGCCGTGTTGGAGATATTGGCTCAAAGCACCTTTAATTCCTATCCCCTGAATCTTAAGCTGATTACGATCGCCATTCCCGAAGATGGTGCCCATGAACGGTTCGATACCGGTGATTTGCCAGCCAACTGGAGAGCGATTCCCGCCCCGGGAGCTCTGGCGGACCTGGGAACCGAATGGTTGAAAAGCCGGCGCACCTTGTTCATGAGGGTGCCTTCCGTACTGGTGCCGCAGGAGAACAATATACTCGTGAATCCTGCCCATGCACAGTTTGAGCGGGTGATGATCCGGGAGATAAATGATTTTACGATGGATCCCCGGCTGCGTACGAAGGGATGA